One segment of Desulfosporosinus sp. Sb-LF DNA contains the following:
- the sigE gene encoding RNA polymerase sporulation sigma factor SigE, with amino-acid sequence MKWWSNALDKVKFLWVKLLQRILGVSEIYYVGSSEALPPPLNSDEEGVLLERLEMGDSSIRDILIERNLRLVVYIARKFENTGIGIEDLVSIGTIGLIKAVNTFDPQKKIKLATYASRCIENEILMYLRRNNKTRSEVSFDEPLNIDWDGNELLLSDVLGTENDIISKPIEEQVDRQLLQLAMGRLTNREKVIMELRFGLDNGVEKTQKEVADRLGISQSYISRLEKRIIRRLRKEFCRLE; translated from the coding sequence ATGAAGTGGTGGAGTAATGCTCTTGATAAGGTTAAATTTCTATGGGTTAAACTTCTTCAGAGAATTCTCGGAGTTAGTGAAATTTATTATGTCGGAAGTAGTGAAGCACTTCCGCCACCACTTAACTCGGATGAAGAAGGGGTTCTCTTAGAACGATTGGAAATGGGGGACTCTTCCATTCGGGATATTTTAATCGAACGTAACTTGCGCCTGGTGGTGTATATTGCACGCAAATTCGAAAATACAGGGATAGGGATTGAGGATCTCGTTTCAATTGGAACCATTGGGTTGATTAAAGCGGTCAATACGTTCGACCCCCAGAAGAAAATCAAATTAGCCACTTACGCTTCTCGATGTATCGAAAATGAAATACTAATGTATCTTAGACGTAATAACAAAACCCGTTCGGAAGTATCGTTTGATGAACCTCTTAATATTGACTGGGATGGAAACGAATTACTGTTGTCCGATGTTTTGGGTACGGAAAATGACATTATCTCTAAGCCCATCGAAGAGCAGGTGGATCGGCAGTTATTACAGTTGGCGATGGGGAGGCTGACAAATAGAGAGAAGGTGATCATGGAATTAAGGTTTGGGCTGGATAATGGGGTTGAGAAAACACAAAAAGAAGTTGCAGATCGATTGGGAATCTCACAGTCTTACATTTCTCGGCTCGAGAAAAGGATTATTCGCAGATTACGCAAAGAATTTTGCCGATTGGAATAA
- the sigG gene encoding RNA polymerase sporulation sigma factor SigG, with the protein MALNKVEICGVNTSKLPVLSSVKMKELFVIYQAGDRSARDKLIHGNLRLVLSVIQRFTNRGEYVDDLFQVGCIGLMKAIDNFDLGQNVKFSTYAVPMIIGEIRRYLRDNNPIRVSRSLRDIAYKALQVRDQLVCECSREPTVAEIAGKLSLPREDVIFALDAIQEPISLFEPIYHDGGDPIFVMDQIGDDKQSDNGWIEGLAVREALRRLSEREKLILSLRFFNGKTQMEVADEIGISQAQVSRLEKAAMQHMRKYV; encoded by the coding sequence TTGGCATTAAATAAAGTTGAGATCTGCGGAGTGAACACCTCGAAGTTGCCTGTATTATCCAGTGTAAAAATGAAGGAATTGTTCGTGATTTATCAAGCTGGAGATCGCAGCGCCCGAGACAAACTTATTCATGGAAATCTCCGTCTAGTTCTCAGTGTGATTCAGAGGTTCACGAATCGAGGAGAGTACGTTGATGACCTTTTTCAGGTTGGCTGTATTGGATTAATGAAAGCAATTGACAATTTTGACCTTGGACAAAATGTAAAGTTTTCTACGTATGCCGTTCCCATGATCATTGGAGAAATTCGTCGATATTTAAGAGACAACAATCCTATTCGGGTTAGCCGTTCGCTACGGGATATTGCCTATAAGGCACTTCAAGTAAGAGATCAGTTGGTCTGTGAGTGTTCACGTGAACCAACCGTAGCGGAGATTGCTGGTAAACTTTCTCTTCCACGAGAAGATGTTATTTTCGCCTTGGATGCCATCCAGGAACCAATCTCTCTATTTGAACCGATTTATCATGATGGTGGAGATCCTATCTTTGTCATGGACCAAATTGGAGATGATAAGCAATCGGACAATGGTTGGATTGAAGGACTTGCCGTACGAGAAGCTTTACGGCGTCTTAGTGAACGAGAAAAGCTCATTTTGTCTTTGCGTTTTTTCAATGGTAAAACTCAGATGGAGGTTGCTGATGAGATTGGAATCTCTCAGGCTCAGGTATCTCGTCTTGAAAAAGCAGCTATGCAACATATGCGCAAGTATGTGTAA
- a CDS encoding YlmC/YmxH family sporulation protein, with the protein MRISDLRLLDVVNVKDGRRLGPIKDLDLDLERGVVKGIIVPGPPRSWGFFGGGKTEDYIIPWDRVKKIGIDVILVDANDLPEFNTENDNNR; encoded by the coding sequence ATGAGGATCTCAGATTTGAGATTATTGGATGTAGTGAATGTTAAGGATGGACGCAGGTTAGGGCCAATCAAAGATCTAGATTTGGATCTCGAACGGGGCGTTGTCAAAGGGATTATTGTGCCAGGGCCCCCAAGAAGTTGGGGATTTTTTGGCGGCGGCAAGACGGAGGATTATATTATCCCGTGGGACCGAGTCAAAAAAATAGGGATAGACGTTATCTTAGTGGATGCCAATGATCTGCCTGAGTTTAATACGGAGAATGATAACAATCGGTAA
- the pgeF gene encoding peptidoglycan editing factor PgeF: protein MSWKWQKRGSLTYLTIPKWQDKGIDLGFSTRVGGASRVPYGTLNLGLHVGDDPTSVLDNRKQWLDQWGAVWSEVAVGEQVHGTNVIWIKEEDGGRGIRELETAIPAVDGLLTQSNVGLMAFYADCVPLFFYFPDLGAIGIAHAGWKGTVDKIGQKVLECFEEAGGHIENAWVAIGPSIGPCCYAVNESVAVQFRANYRETPFLHAQEGGHYHLDLWEANKSVLLEKGVRSENIDVASICTADNPEWFFSHRRDGALTGRMAGWIRQKDNERRV, encoded by the coding sequence ATGAGCTGGAAGTGGCAGAAAAGAGGAAGCTTAACCTATCTAACCATTCCAAAATGGCAAGATAAAGGCATAGACTTAGGTTTCTCCACTCGGGTAGGGGGAGCAAGTCGGGTTCCCTATGGTACTTTAAATTTAGGGCTTCATGTGGGTGATGATCCCACTTCAGTTTTAGATAACCGAAAGCAATGGTTGGATCAATGGGGGGCTGTCTGGTCAGAGGTAGCGGTGGGCGAACAGGTGCATGGCACAAACGTTATATGGATCAAGGAGGAAGATGGGGGTCGGGGGATTCGTGAATTGGAGACGGCAATCCCCGCGGTGGATGGATTATTGACACAAAGTAATGTTGGACTGATGGCCTTTTATGCAGATTGTGTTCCGCTTTTTTTCTATTTCCCAGACCTAGGGGCAATAGGAATTGCTCACGCTGGTTGGAAAGGGACTGTCGATAAGATTGGGCAAAAGGTCCTGGAATGTTTTGAAGAAGCTGGAGGGCATATAGAGAACGCTTGGGTTGCGATTGGACCAAGTATTGGGCCTTGTTGTTATGCAGTGAATGAAAGTGTGGCAGTACAGTTTCGGGCAAACTACCGTGAGACACCATTTCTGCACGCTCAAGAAGGTGGACATTACCACCTTGATTTGTGGGAGGCTAATAAATCCGTGCTTTTAGAAAAAGGGGTTCGCTCGGAAAATATAGATGTAGCATCGATCTGTACTGCAGACAATCCTGAATGGTTTTTTTCCCATCGCCGTGATGGTGCCCTAACCGGACGAATGGCTGGGTGGATACGACAAAAGGACAATGAGAGGAGGGTTTAG
- a CDS encoding response regulator transcription factor, whose amino-acid sequence MTTILVVDDEEPIQELLRFNMEKEGYLVWVAKDGPEALRFVEKEQPDLVVLDVMLPGMNGLEVCRKLRSNPKFQQIPIIMLTAKGEEIDKILGLELGADDYMTKPFSPRELLARIKARLRRLNLPEGENAQILRGELRIDLTGFRVHVRGEEIELTPKEFELLRVLITYPGKVYSRDELLERIWGYEYDGDTRTVDVHVRHLRLKVERDPSRPEYIETLRGVGYRFNG is encoded by the coding sequence GTGACGACAATTTTAGTAGTTGATGATGAAGAACCTATTCAAGAACTCCTCAGGTTTAATATGGAAAAGGAAGGTTACCTGGTTTGGGTGGCGAAGGATGGGCCGGAGGCCTTAAGGTTTGTGGAAAAGGAACAGCCTGACCTTGTCGTGTTGGATGTCATGCTTCCAGGGATGAATGGCTTAGAGGTTTGTCGCAAACTTCGTTCAAACCCCAAATTTCAGCAAATTCCTATTATCATGCTAACGGCTAAAGGTGAAGAGATCGACAAGATTTTAGGATTGGAGCTTGGTGCAGACGACTACATGACCAAACCGTTTAGTCCGCGTGAATTGTTAGCAAGGATTAAAGCTCGTCTGCGGCGTCTGAATTTGCCCGAGGGAGAGAATGCTCAGATACTGCGGGGAGAGTTGCGGATTGACTTGACAGGTTTTCGTGTCCATGTTCGGGGAGAGGAGATCGAATTAACGCCCAAAGAATTCGAACTTCTTCGCGTTTTAATAACATATCCTGGTAAGGTCTACTCTCGGGATGAATTACTTGAACGCATTTGGGGGTATGAATATGACGGAGATACTAGAACGGTTGATGTTCATGTGCGCCATCTGCGGTTGAAAGTGGAAAGGGACCCGTCACGCCCTGAGTACATTGAAACATTACGAGGGGTAGGCTATCGTTTTAATGGGTAA
- a CDS encoding HAMP domain-containing sensor histidine kinase — protein MRIKWRITGLFFAMTGLSLLLFWVGESTKLGSAGQPPNFGVASLALCLPAGVVYFYSSQLSRRMEKLHIATQRIARGDFEPTHLSDSTDELGQFTAELNSLSRHVERMVENGTQEAHKMEAILAGMQEGVVAVDHVGRVVLVNAAAERIFERQRTDGELEYLLELTYDPELERLMRKVLSGQPSATRETHIAQRTVQSHINPIHSERDQPRGAVIVIHDVTELRRLEQMRTEFVANVSHELRTPLTSIKGFVETLLEGAVDDPSLRDRFLKIIQAETLRLQRLIEDLLTLAHIEGRENRAGMSSNKTSYVQQAYEKIKPVILSFAEIKGIEVEVELPEDLPPILIGEDLLSQLLLNLLENAVKYTAEGRVWLHAQVDSQEIRLEFGDTGCGIPEEMLPRIFERFYRVDKARSREQGGTGLGLSIVKHMVEDLGGKVNVASQLGIGTVFTCELPRAE, from the coding sequence ATGAGAATTAAATGGAGGATTACCGGACTTTTCTTTGCAATGACAGGGCTTTCTCTACTCCTGTTTTGGGTAGGAGAGAGCACGAAACTAGGATCTGCAGGGCAGCCTCCTAACTTTGGGGTTGCATCACTGGCGTTGTGTCTTCCTGCAGGGGTTGTTTACTTCTACTCTAGCCAACTATCACGTCGCATGGAAAAGCTTCACATTGCGACTCAACGAATTGCTAGGGGAGATTTTGAGCCCACTCATCTATCGGATTCAACCGATGAACTTGGACAGTTCACTGCTGAACTAAACAGTCTTTCGCGTCATGTCGAGAGGATGGTTGAAAATGGAACACAGGAAGCACACAAGATGGAAGCAATTTTGGCAGGGATGCAAGAAGGAGTTGTGGCTGTCGATCATGTAGGACGGGTTGTTTTAGTTAATGCTGCTGCCGAAAGAATTTTTGAACGTCAACGTACGGATGGAGAATTGGAATATCTATTAGAATTGACCTATGATCCGGAATTAGAGCGTTTAATGCGTAAGGTGCTTTCTGGTCAGCCCTCAGCTACAAGGGAAACTCATATTGCCCAAAGGACAGTGCAGAGCCACATTAACCCTATTCATAGTGAACGCGACCAGCCCCGAGGAGCGGTCATTGTTATTCATGATGTTACAGAGCTTCGGAGACTAGAACAAATGCGGACGGAATTTGTCGCTAATGTTTCTCATGAATTAAGAACTCCTCTGACCTCCATTAAAGGGTTTGTGGAAACACTTCTAGAGGGGGCGGTGGACGATCCCTCTCTGCGCGATCGGTTCCTCAAGATAATCCAAGCAGAGACGTTGCGCTTGCAGCGCCTTATCGAAGATCTTCTGACCCTGGCCCATATTGAGGGACGAGAAAATCGTGCTGGGATGAGTTCCAATAAAACTAGTTACGTTCAGCAAGCTTATGAAAAAATAAAACCAGTGATTCTGAGCTTTGCTGAGATCAAAGGAATAGAGGTGGAGGTTGAACTCCCGGAAGATTTGCCCCCGATTTTAATAGGAGAAGATTTGCTAAGTCAACTTCTTCTTAATTTGTTAGAGAATGCGGTTAAATATACTGCAGAAGGGCGCGTCTGGCTGCATGCGCAGGTAGATTCCCAAGAAATTCGTCTTGAATTTGGAGATACGGGCTGTGGGATTCCAGAGGAAATGTTGCCACGAATTTTCGAGCGTTTTTATCGAGTGGATAAAGCTCGTTCTCGAGAACAAGGGGGAACTGGACTCGGACTTAGTATTGTAAAACATATGGTGGAAGACCTTGGTGGCAAAGTTAACGTCGCTTCTCAGCTTGGGATTGGAACCGTCTTTACATGTGAATTGCCAAGGGCTGAATAA
- a CDS encoding HlyD family efflux transporter periplasmic adaptor subunit, translating into MKEKKFKLRYWFWGSLLIVLVAGILWSYRSSLMAGTIKSALAQTGTIIHQRKVAATFANQEWPILAPFSGKVQFVGEDGQRFRRGETVATLQPEGAAPGTKQEYVMNQAILAANGGLFFRQSDGLESTMTSENLSSMDLGKLLAQTVNVKTAGATAQAGEVVGKIVNNLIPTVAFLELPSIDGLIVGKTIRLTAGDQTVSAKITRKSDKPLGVVVQFPNYVDGSAINRRQEVTWIYQSPTNGVLVPRSALWTQGEELGVFLWSEGVVHFKKVKVLDEDDNQACIENLQSGVPVVINPRDGLEGLVANVKNI; encoded by the coding sequence ATGAAAGAAAAAAAGTTTAAACTAAGATATTGGTTTTGGGGTAGTTTGCTCATTGTTCTGGTCGCAGGAATTTTGTGGTCCTATCGCTCCAGTCTTATGGCTGGAACGATAAAATCGGCCTTAGCCCAAACTGGAACGATTATCCATCAGCGAAAAGTTGCGGCAACATTTGCCAATCAGGAGTGGCCAATACTTGCCCCATTTTCAGGAAAGGTTCAATTTGTAGGTGAAGATGGACAGCGCTTTAGACGTGGGGAAACGGTGGCAACCCTCCAACCAGAAGGTGCGGCTCCTGGAACTAAACAGGAATATGTGATGAACCAAGCTATTTTGGCAGCAAATGGGGGGCTGTTCTTTCGCCAAAGTGATGGCTTAGAATCCACTATGACCAGTGAAAATCTGAGCTCGATGGACTTGGGTAAGTTATTGGCCCAGACTGTCAATGTAAAAACCGCAGGAGCAACGGCGCAGGCGGGAGAAGTTGTGGGCAAAATTGTGAATAACCTTATTCCAACTGTGGCATTTTTAGAACTGCCCAGTATTGATGGGCTCATTGTTGGAAAAACGATACGCTTAACGGCTGGGGATCAAACGGTGAGTGCCAAAATCACACGAAAATCAGATAAACCGCTAGGTGTCGTTGTTCAGTTTCCCAATTATGTTGATGGGTCAGCGATCAATAGACGACAAGAGGTGACTTGGATCTACCAATCGCCGACAAATGGAGTTCTCGTTCCAAGGAGCGCACTTTGGACACAGGGAGAGGAGCTCGGAGTATTCCTGTGGAGCGAGGGAGTTGTGCACTTTAAGAAGGTGAAGGTCCTCGATGAAGATGACAATCAAGCCTGCATTGAAAATCTGCAAAGTGGTGTTCCTGTTGTGATCAACCCCCGCGACGGACTAGAAGGGTTAGTAGCCAACGTAAAAAATATTTAG
- a CDS encoding YggS family pyridoxal phosphate-dependent enzyme produces the protein MLTNTGVEQNLVEVRQRIDQAIARSKRDPRTVRLLAVSKTQPVLRLEEAYQAGQRAFAENRVQEWMEKAPVLPNDCEWHLVGRLQTNKVKFLDQNIAMIHSLDRYSLLEALNKHGERCAKTWTTLVQVNIARDPAKAGLLPEEVPDFLTSIRDYPHILVRGFMTIGALEASSLETQGFFQQLRELRDTLQSRKWPGVDLRELSMGMSRDFELAIEEGATLVRVGRQIFGERN, from the coding sequence ATGTTGACAAATACGGGTGTTGAGCAAAACTTAGTCGAGGTTCGTCAGCGGATAGACCAAGCCATAGCGCGGAGTAAGAGGGACCCCCGTACTGTTCGATTATTGGCTGTGTCGAAGACCCAACCAGTATTACGTTTAGAGGAGGCTTATCAAGCTGGACAACGTGCCTTTGCTGAGAATCGTGTTCAAGAGTGGATGGAGAAAGCTCCAGTTCTTCCGAACGATTGCGAATGGCACCTGGTGGGAAGGCTACAGACAAACAAAGTGAAGTTTTTAGACCAAAATATTGCTATGATTCATTCGCTCGATCGGTATTCGTTATTGGAGGCACTTAACAAGCATGGCGAACGGTGTGCTAAGACCTGGACGACACTTGTACAAGTAAATATTGCTCGGGACCCTGCAAAGGCAGGGCTCTTGCCTGAAGAAGTGCCAGACTTTTTAACTTCAATTAGGGATTACCCCCATATCTTAGTTCGAGGGTTTATGACCATCGGGGCGTTGGAAGCCAGCTCGCTGGAAACTCAAGGCTTTTTCCAACAGCTTCGGGAACTTCGCGATACGTTGCAGTCCCGAAAATGGCCTGGAGTCGATTTGCGCGAGCTTTCAATGGGAATGAGTAGAGACTTCGAATTGGCGATCGAAGAAGGGGCAACTCTTGTCCGTGTAGGACGTCAGATTTTTGGAGAACGTAATTAA
- the sepF gene encoding cell division protein SepF translates to MAKLIDKVIGIMGFADEEPEEDIFQENDREKNEQEEVRTSRRNAQVVSIHTQKQMRVVVMEPNSFEEAQNIADQLKSRRPVIVNLENAEKMLAKRIVDFISGTTYALNGNMQKVGNGIFLFVPNNVDISGEMRDELKDKGLFWPK, encoded by the coding sequence TTGGCTAAGTTAATTGACAAAGTGATTGGGATTATGGGGTTCGCGGATGAAGAACCCGAAGAAGACATTTTTCAAGAAAATGATAGAGAAAAAAACGAGCAAGAAGAGGTGCGCACTAGCCGTAGGAATGCCCAGGTCGTAAGTATACACACTCAGAAACAAATGCGTGTGGTGGTGATGGAACCGAATTCCTTTGAAGAAGCTCAGAACATTGCGGATCAGCTGAAATCGCGCCGACCGGTTATTGTTAATCTCGAGAATGCAGAAAAAATGTTAGCAAAACGGATCGTTGATTTTATTAGTGGGACAACCTATGCGTTAAATGGCAACATGCAAAAAGTAGGGAATGGAATATTCTTATTTGTACCAAATAACGTCGATATTTCTGGTGAGATGCGCGATGAACTGAAAGACAAAGGATTGTTTTGGCCGAAATAG
- a CDS encoding YggT family protein, with protein MISLIAQIVDKVITILIYAIVIRTFLSFVPQLKSNYLISLLYDVTDPLLKPFQRFQIGGPAMAVDFSPIISIIALNLIQSWIVRPFF; from the coding sequence GTGATTTCACTAATTGCTCAAATTGTTGATAAAGTGATAACTATCCTCATTTATGCGATCGTAATTCGAACGTTTCTTTCCTTCGTACCCCAATTGAAGTCCAACTATTTGATTAGCCTCCTCTATGATGTGACAGACCCCCTTCTAAAGCCGTTTCAACGGTTTCAGATCGGCGGACCAGCTATGGCGGTCGATTTTTCTCCGATCATTTCAATTATTGCGCTGAACCTGATTCAATCTTGGATTGTAAGGCCCTTTTTCTAA
- a CDS encoding YlmH/Sll1252 family protein, with amino-acid sequence MKHLMDRNGLGFWSEKEVRLEAAHLLDQADAVVHERSKQVTPFLSFSMREWIETVLSKEHLAIKAEGGFPEAERVRILIGPQGEPLKSEDANVSLLWVLPTDSRVQLEHRQILGSLMGMGFKRDVFGDIQAGQKGQYIATATEIVPFLLGHWTQAGREKLKVSLCGEIPDLYPDSGEERRITVNSSRIDAVIANAFGVSRSNALEWVTRGKVSRNGLRVSKADTEVQPGDTISCRGQGRIKFLECSQTRKDRTAWQIVLFRSKRP; translated from the coding sequence ATGAAACATTTAATGGATCGTAATGGGCTCGGATTTTGGAGCGAAAAAGAAGTGCGTTTAGAAGCTGCCCATCTATTAGACCAAGCCGATGCGGTGGTTCATGAGAGATCTAAACAAGTCACTCCTTTTTTGAGTTTTAGTATGCGGGAATGGATTGAAACCGTTCTTAGCAAGGAACATCTTGCTATAAAGGCGGAGGGAGGCTTTCCGGAGGCAGAGCGGGTTCGAATTCTTATAGGCCCTCAAGGGGAGCCTTTGAAGTCTGAGGATGCAAATGTCTCGCTTTTATGGGTCCTTCCAACGGATTCGCGTGTTCAGCTTGAACATAGGCAGATATTAGGTTCCCTCATGGGTATGGGCTTCAAGAGGGATGTTTTTGGGGACATTCAAGCAGGGCAAAAGGGTCAATATATTGCAACCGCAACAGAGATTGTTCCTTTTTTATTGGGCCATTGGACACAAGCTGGGCGAGAGAAACTAAAAGTCTCACTATGTGGAGAGATTCCAGACCTGTATCCTGATTCGGGTGAAGAGCGTCGTATTACGGTTAATTCTTCTCGCATCGATGCGGTAATTGCCAACGCTTTTGGGGTTTCGAGGTCTAATGCGCTGGAATGGGTTACCCGAGGCAAGGTAAGCCGAAATGGACTTAGGGTAAGTAAAGCGGATACAGAAGTTCAGCCGGGGGATACCATCTCTTGCCGGGGGCAGGGGCGTATTAAGTTTTTGGAATGTTCTCAAACCCGTAAGGATCGAACTGCTTGGCAAATTGTACTTTTCCGGTCAAAACGGCCTTAG
- a CDS encoding DivIVA domain-containing protein has protein sequence MQMTPLDIRNKTFRKGVRGYQCGEVEKFLETVSQEFESAYAENFELREKTKGLESEVSHYRQIENTLQQTLVLAQQTAEEVKQAARHEAELLLREAEQKKLIKVSEAEKKYEEIQEQILELSRNRDLLRTQLKSFLLTHLDLANSQDRKEGIA, from the coding sequence ATGCAAATGACTCCTCTTGATATACGCAATAAAACCTTCCGCAAAGGGGTACGAGGTTATCAGTGCGGGGAAGTGGAGAAGTTTCTTGAAACCGTGAGTCAGGAATTTGAATCTGCGTATGCGGAGAACTTCGAACTTCGCGAAAAGACAAAAGGGTTAGAATCGGAGGTCAGCCATTATCGTCAGATAGAGAACACCTTGCAACAAACTCTAGTCCTAGCTCAACAAACGGCAGAAGAGGTTAAGCAGGCCGCACGTCATGAAGCTGAACTTTTGTTGAGGGAAGCAGAACAGAAAAAATTGATCAAGGTGTCTGAGGCTGAAAAAAAATATGAAGAAATTCAAGAGCAAATTCTGGAACTATCGCGGAATCGTGATTTGCTCCGAACTCAACTCAAGTCTTTTCTGCTTACCCACCTAGATTTGGCAAATTCACAGGATCGAAAAGAAGGCATAGCTTGA